A window of the Leucothrix mucor DSM 2157 genome harbors these coding sequences:
- a CDS encoding TAXI family TRAP transporter solute-binding subunit yields the protein MLKLKLMALFCLLISSTAFANPIGMPTGSTGGTYYPMGLDIAKLSAKNGVEVQVKNSLGSLDNIRRMASSENAGLSLVQSDVIEFLNSQPSRINNSVLKNLRLVFPLYNEEVHLLAKSGINSVADLANKRVAVGKIGSGTFVTSSNILNKLGINVIQLPDLSPKDAYQGLLLGKVDAVFFVGGKPISYINGLLEMKLDEALSKYAKDIHLVPLDDPRLYDSYAKASIAPDDYKSSDGTASLTTVDVPTVAVKAVMVSYNFAKDKNSSYHRYRCEQVDQINTIVRENLQTLRVGGSNGTQYHPKWADVDLDQPVDLAKSACIKGIGGDVDEAKEIACYLQTGSRCE from the coding sequence ATGCTCAAACTGAAGCTGATGGCATTGTTTTGCCTGTTGATTTCATCCACCGCTTTCGCCAACCCAATAGGAATGCCAACCGGCAGTACTGGCGGCACTTATTACCCGATGGGTTTAGACATCGCAAAGTTATCAGCCAAGAACGGTGTGGAGGTTCAAGTAAAAAACTCCTTGGGGTCGCTAGACAACATTCGCCGCATGGCGAGCTCTGAGAATGCCGGGCTTTCCTTGGTGCAATCAGATGTGATCGAGTTTCTCAATAGCCAACCAAGCCGCATCAATAATTCGGTATTAAAAAATCTGAGGCTAGTGTTTCCTTTGTATAACGAAGAGGTGCACTTGCTTGCCAAGAGTGGCATTAATTCGGTTGCCGATCTGGCGAATAAGCGGGTAGCGGTGGGTAAAATTGGTAGCGGTACCTTTGTCACATCAAGCAATATACTGAATAAATTAGGGATCAATGTTATTCAACTGCCAGACCTATCGCCTAAAGACGCTTATCAGGGCTTATTGCTGGGTAAGGTCGATGCCGTATTTTTTGTGGGCGGTAAGCCAATTTCCTACATCAATGGCTTACTGGAAATGAAGCTGGATGAGGCACTGAGTAAATATGCTAAAGACATTCATCTGGTGCCGCTGGATGATCCTCGTTTGTATGACTCCTACGCCAAAGCCAGTATTGCACCGGATGACTATAAATCCAGTGATGGCACAGCGAGCCTGACGACTGTGGATGTTCCCACGGTGGCAGTTAAAGCCGTGATGGTTAGCTATAATTTTGCCAAGGATAAAAACTCATCCTACCATCGGTACCGCTGTGAGCAGGTTGATCAGATCAATACGATCGTTAGAGAAAATCTGCAGACATTGAGAGTGGGCGGCAGTAATGGCACTCAATATCACCCAAAATGGGCTGATGTGGATTTAGACCAGCCTGTCGACTTAGCCAAAAGCGCCTGCATTAAAGGCATTGGTGGCGATGTTGATGAAGCCAAGGAAATTGCCTGTTACTTGCAGACAGGTAGCCGCTGCGAGTAG
- a CDS encoding fatty acid desaturase, giving the protein MNQRDFIASLSKAQRLYFAEKSNRAGLKRLAQQWSLIVVLMILVLQVTPLLLKLALMLPLGILLVFQFTLLHETSHRTPFKSRCLNDVVGHICGFILLLLPPEWFRLFHMEHHRHTNNPEADPELAGAKPQNRRQYLWHITGLPVWWGSIKTLWQNAFAMIDAAYIPEGKAAAIRREARIYVGLYALAIALILLGNTALLMLWVIPVLLGQPFLRLYLLAEHAGCPHSKNLFENTRTTYTNGLVRWLAWNMPYHAEHHIYPAVPFFKLPEVHELIESDLLVTSRGYAWFNREYWKSTQ; this is encoded by the coding sequence ATGAATCAGCGAGATTTCATCGCGTCACTAAGTAAAGCTCAACGCCTATATTTTGCAGAAAAATCCAATCGGGCAGGGTTAAAGCGTCTGGCACAGCAGTGGTCCCTCATTGTTGTGCTGATGATCTTGGTGTTACAGGTCACGCCGTTACTGCTGAAGTTGGCACTGATGCTGCCATTGGGAATCCTGCTAGTATTTCAATTCACCTTGCTGCACGAAACCAGCCACCGCACGCCATTTAAAAGCCGTTGTTTGAATGATGTTGTTGGCCATATTTGCGGATTTATCTTACTACTACTACCGCCAGAATGGTTCCGATTGTTTCATATGGAACATCACCGCCACACCAATAATCCCGAAGCTGATCCTGAGTTAGCTGGCGCTAAGCCGCAAAACCGTCGCCAATATCTGTGGCATATTACCGGCTTGCCAGTGTGGTGGGGCTCAATTAAAACACTCTGGCAGAATGCCTTTGCTATGATTGATGCCGCTTATATTCCAGAGGGAAAAGCCGCAGCTATTCGGCGGGAAGCGCGTATTTATGTAGGCCTGTATGCACTGGCAATTGCGCTGATCTTGCTAGGCAATACCGCACTGCTAATGCTTTGGGTGATTCCTGTACTGCTTGGTCAGCCCTTTTTACGGCTGTATTTGCTGGCGGAGCATGCCGGTTGCCCCCATAGCAAAAACTTATTTGAAAATACGCGCACGACTTATACCAATGGGCTGGTGCGGTGGTTGGCGTGGAATATGCCTTATCATGCAGAGCACCATATTTATCCTGCGGTGCCGTTTTTCAAACTGCCGGAAGTGCATGAGCTGATTGAGTCGGATCTGCTTGTGACGTCACGTGGGTATGCATGGTTTAATCGGGAGTATTGGAAGAGCACCCAATAA
- a CDS encoding GGDEF domain-containing protein, which produces MSNQLTLLFSKPPKVEVKNFRKYIVILITCIVGTLGHIGFATLFWFFQVDILFSFNLFGAVLWVCIGIINYQAKHAQAIFLICLELLLIITLTISLLGLDFGFQLYFWPVACLAVINPSLKKLHASLIGFGFIIAIVLLKYFFDGVQSDSPLVEYASTIYMFNAIIAGIPLVIGIASIREINESQEKVLTELATIDELTGLYNRRYINSYLRRYYKANAGNDSAHHCVVLGDIDHFKRINDNFGHDVGDTVLQVISARLKSSFRKVDIVCRWGGEEFLIVLHEADAQKAYRIVDRIRQEIAGSIEVDESNTLTVTMSFGIASTMECEGSEQLIKLADENLYQAKNNGRNCVIVNPVTDDIAKVVCPEPAGLKSA; this is translated from the coding sequence ATGTCTAATCAATTAACGTTACTATTTTCAAAGCCGCCAAAAGTTGAAGTGAAGAACTTCCGTAAATACATCGTTATATTAATAACTTGTATCGTCGGCACGCTTGGTCATATTGGTTTTGCGACGTTATTTTGGTTTTTCCAAGTCGATATACTCTTTAGCTTCAATCTGTTTGGTGCTGTCTTGTGGGTCTGTATCGGCATCATTAATTACCAAGCTAAGCACGCTCAGGCGATCTTTCTGATCTGCTTAGAGTTATTGTTAATCATTACGTTGACCATTTCGCTGCTCGGGTTGGATTTCGGGTTTCAGTTGTACTTCTGGCCGGTTGCCTGTCTGGCGGTCATCAATCCAAGCCTTAAGAAACTGCATGCATCTTTGATAGGCTTCGGCTTTATCATTGCCATTGTGCTCTTAAAGTACTTTTTTGATGGTGTGCAGAGTGATAGTCCACTCGTGGAATACGCCAGTACGATATACATGTTTAACGCTATTATTGCCGGTATTCCCTTAGTGATTGGTATCGCCAGCATTCGTGAAATCAATGAATCTCAGGAGAAAGTACTGACCGAGCTTGCGACGATTGATGAGTTAACCGGTCTTTATAATCGCCGCTATATCAATAGCTACTTACGTCGATACTATAAAGCGAATGCTGGCAACGACAGTGCTCATCATTGCGTGGTGTTAGGTGATATCGACCATTTCAAACGCATCAATGATAACTTCGGGCATGATGTGGGGGATACGGTGTTGCAGGTTATTTCCGCACGACTAAAAAGCTCATTTAGAAAAGTGGATATTGTCTGTCGCTGGGGAGGCGAAGAGTTTCTGATCGTGCTACACGAGGCAGATGCTCAGAAAGCCTACCGCATCGTTGATAGAATACGGCAGGAAATCGCTGGAAGTATTGAAGTTGATGAATCCAACACCTTGACGGTCACCATGAGCTTTGGCATCGCCTCGACCATGGAATGTGAGGGTAGCGAGCAGCTGATTAAACTGGCCGATGAAAATTTATATCAGGCAAAAAATAATGGCAGAAATTGCGTCATTGTAAATCCGGTGACGGATGATATTGCCAAGGTGGTTTGCCCCGAACCAGCCGGATTAAAATCAGCTTGA
- a CDS encoding aminotransferase: MILNPHVTQCSSAPIAEVWSWLKNPDSPSLIDMCQAVPAYLPAQSLRDYLGAAISQGEGAGYTSIEGIAPLRNALAGDINQRYQATVTPDDMLITAGCNQAFCAVIDALCETGDEVIVALPCYFNHQMWLSIRGITPRYLSLNTDTAIPDPEEVAKLVTPRTKAIVLVSPNNPTGATYSPECIEQFYQQAREHNLALLVDETYRDFIDLDKPPHHLFQHADWSETFIHLYSFSKVFALTGQRVGAIVCSQSLRQQIAKVQDCAIICAPHHGQLAATYGLQHLQEWKREKYLAMAKRGEALKLAFEAPDLKYKLLSVGAYFAYVKHPFEVDSKTVARRLVEEFDVLCLPGEFFGEDQEQYLRFAFANVDDARFPELVKRLVESQ, from the coding sequence ATGATTCTCAATCCTCACGTTACCCAATGCTCCTCAGCGCCCATTGCAGAAGTCTGGTCATGGCTTAAAAATCCGGACTCGCCTTCGTTAATCGATATGTGCCAAGCGGTGCCAGCTTATCTACCGGCTCAGTCTTTACGTGACTATTTAGGTGCGGCCATTAGCCAAGGTGAAGGCGCAGGTTATACATCCATCGAAGGTATCGCGCCCTTACGCAATGCTTTAGCGGGGGATATTAATCAGCGCTACCAAGCCACCGTGACTCCCGACGACATGCTAATCACCGCCGGCTGCAATCAAGCTTTTTGCGCAGTGATTGATGCGCTGTGTGAAACGGGCGATGAGGTGATCGTTGCCTTGCCCTGTTATTTTAATCATCAAATGTGGTTGAGCATTCGCGGCATTACGCCCCGCTATCTGAGCCTGAACACCGACACGGCAATTCCTGACCCTGAGGAAGTGGCCAAGCTGGTAACCCCGCGCACGAAAGCCATTGTACTGGTTTCGCCCAATAACCCAACCGGTGCAACCTACAGCCCTGAGTGCATTGAACAGTTTTATCAACAAGCCCGCGAGCACAATCTGGCCTTACTGGTTGATGAAACCTATCGCGACTTTATTGATCTGGATAAGCCACCACATCACCTGTTTCAACATGCCGATTGGTCAGAGACTTTTATTCACCTTTACAGCTTTTCCAAAGTCTTTGCACTGACCGGGCAGCGCGTGGGTGCCATTGTTTGCTCGCAATCTTTACGCCAACAAATTGCTAAAGTTCAGGACTGCGCGATTATCTGCGCGCCGCATCATGGCCAACTTGCCGCAACCTATGGCTTGCAACATTTACAGGAGTGGAAGCGGGAAAAGTATCTGGCGATGGCTAAGCGTGGAGAGGCTTTAAAACTGGCTTTTGAAGCCCCTGATTTGAAATACAAACTGTTAAGCGTTGGCGCTTACTTTGCCTATGTGAAGCACCCGTTTGAGGTGGATTCCAAAACCGTGGCACGGCGCTTAGTCGAAGAGTTTGACGTATTGTGCTTGCCAGGCGAGTTCTTTGGTGAAGATCAGGAACAATACCTGCGTTTTGCCTTTGCCAATGTGGATGACGCTCGCTTTCCAGAGTTAGTTAAGCGCTTGGTTGAAAGCCAGTAA
- a CDS encoding DUF4144 family protein, giving the protein MITWPAIIKFVGDEELSFISSQEDWESDADLNRYHYDQADLLIDTTGAIYSLTPRDNGVVIPKVTGEIIGLPTLTNLVRAHASELGNCCVSKLGFYSIAEAVVSVKDFNDLS; this is encoded by the coding sequence ATGATCACTTGGCCAGCCATTATTAAATTCGTCGGAGATGAGGAGCTAAGCTTTATCAGCTCTCAGGAAGACTGGGAAAGCGATGCGGATTTAAATCGCTACCATTATGATCAGGCCGATTTATTGATCGATACCACCGGCGCAATTTATAGCCTGACTCCGCGCGATAATGGCGTGGTGATACCCAAAGTAACGGGTGAAATTATTGGCCTGCCAACACTCACTAATCTGGTTCGGGCGCATGCGTCAGAGCTAGGGAATTGCTGTGTCTCTAAGTTAGGGTTTTACTCGATTGCTGAGGCAGTGGTGTCAGTTAAAGACTTCAATGATCTTAGTTAG
- a CDS encoding GGDEF domain-containing protein, translated as MPANQLNNVQEQVEDLRTRALSKLTNYVMVSAIFLFSAFLYRLTDTDWQDIYVLQFCVFSLAMVTFALRNKLSYKTTIYSYLIIGLTLSTSEFISLGLSGMGEVAALFCVILSLFYLDKRSTAVVTLIATAIFGVALYEYLYAGRTLSANDINYVTWPSAWIGRFAAYAAFFLILGVSIHFLQDQIIRLLMKLETQKRTIESQKEQIEHLANHDALTGLPSLRLADNRLEAALKLAVQQNHKSALLFLDLDGFKAVNDAYGHEAGDVVLKQVAERILLVVRSGDIACRVGGDEFLVIVERVCSLSDLESLCQRLINVISEPLFYNKTQLKIGVSIGAASYPCSATSPRDLRLKADELMYQVKKSGKNNYRILMNKRVSGAC; from the coding sequence ATGCCAGCAAACCAATTAAACAATGTACAAGAGCAGGTGGAGGATCTAAGAACACGTGCTTTGAGTAAGCTAACAAACTATGTGATGGTCTCGGCTATTTTTCTGTTCTCTGCGTTTTTATACCGCTTAACCGATACTGATTGGCAAGATATCTATGTCCTACAGTTTTGTGTTTTTTCTCTGGCAATGGTTACCTTTGCCTTAAGAAATAAACTCTCTTACAAAACAACAATTTATAGTTATCTAATCATCGGCCTGACACTTTCCACTTCTGAGTTTATCAGCCTGGGCTTATCCGGCATGGGCGAAGTTGCGGCCCTATTCTGCGTAATCCTGTCTCTGTTCTACCTCGATAAACGCTCTACAGCGGTGGTGACCCTGATTGCTACAGCCATATTTGGAGTGGCTCTTTATGAGTACTTATATGCAGGTCGGACGCTTTCAGCTAATGACATCAACTATGTCACATGGCCCTCAGCTTGGATTGGCCGGTTTGCTGCCTACGCCGCGTTCTTTTTAATACTCGGGGTGAGCATTCATTTTTTACAAGATCAGATTATTCGTTTACTAATGAAGCTGGAGACTCAAAAAAGAACCATTGAATCGCAAAAAGAGCAGATTGAGCACCTGGCAAATCATGATGCATTAACCGGGCTACCCTCGCTGCGCTTAGCCGATAATCGCCTGGAAGCTGCACTGAAACTTGCCGTACAGCAAAACCACAAGTCGGCCTTGTTATTTTTAGATCTGGATGGCTTCAAGGCTGTCAATGATGCCTATGGCCATGAAGCGGGTGATGTGGTTTTAAAGCAGGTTGCAGAGCGCATTTTATTGGTTGTCAGGTCAGGTGATATCGCCTGTCGTGTGGGCGGCGATGAGTTTTTAGTGATCGTAGAAAGGGTCTGCTCCTTATCGGATCTGGAGAGCCTTTGCCAACGCTTAATCAACGTCATCAGCGAACCCTTATTTTATAACAAAACTCAACTAAAGATTGGCGTTAGTATCGGTGCGGCAAGCTACCCTTGCAGTGCGACCAGCCCTAGGGACTTACGGCTCAAAGCGGATGAGCTAATGTATCAGGTCAAAAAATCCGGCAAGAATAACTATCGTATTTTAATGAACAAGAGGGTTAGTGGCGCATGCTAA
- a CDS encoding 2OG-Fe(II) oxygenase codes for MINPSLSHHEFGDANDTLFARIASDLREKGYSINPAALPETLGEKLYQHLGSMEQEKFDQAGIGRDRQLMQNTFVRRDEICWITGESDAGRAWLDWTNDMQVFLNRQLFLGLFSFESHFSHYAAGDFYKRHVDAFKGQDNRVLSVVVYLNHNWAPENGGELVLFKDKDDMEGVKVTPGFGTVLVFLSEEFPHEVRPTNRDRYSIAGWFRLNTSTTDRVDPPS; via the coding sequence ATGATCAATCCCTCCCTAAGTCACCATGAATTTGGCGACGCCAACGATACGCTATTTGCGCGTATTGCCAGCGATCTTCGCGAAAAAGGCTATAGTATTAACCCTGCCGCGCTGCCTGAAACCTTGGGCGAAAAGCTGTATCAACACCTTGGCAGCATGGAACAAGAGAAGTTTGATCAGGCCGGTATCGGTCGTGACCGCCAGCTGATGCAAAACACCTTTGTGCGCCGTGATGAAATTTGCTGGATTACCGGCGAGTCGGATGCGGGCCGTGCGTGGTTGGATTGGACCAATGACATGCAGGTGTTTTTAAACCGCCAGCTGTTTCTGGGGCTATTTTCGTTTGAAAGTCACTTTTCCCATTACGCAGCGGGCGACTTCTACAAACGCCATGTCGATGCCTTTAAAGGCCAGGATAATCGCGTCTTGTCAGTCGTGGTGTATCTTAATCATAACTGGGCACCGGAGAATGGTGGCGAGTTAGTGCTGTTTAAAGATAAAGACGACATGGAAGGCGTTAAAGTGACCCCAGGCTTTGGCACGGTACTGGTGTTCCTCAGCGAAGAATTCCCACATGAAGTGCGCCCGACCAATCGCGATCGGTATTCGATCGCAGGCTGGTTCCGTTTGAATACTTCGACAACCGATCGCGTTGATCCGCCAAGCTAA
- a CDS encoding ABC transporter permease, whose translation MNIAHIIALAKKEFLALFRDRSSRFILISPPIIQMLVFGFAATFDLNNIPIAIYNQDQGGASRAFISQFDGSNNFEITHYLTHDSEIAPLIDNREVLAVLNIEPSFSDDLLLGKTGTIQAIFDGRNSNTAMIAMNYLSSITLAFNNEWNTLHGQSGLQVGLSIRNWYNENLQSRWFIIPGILGLLVLVVTLLVTSLSVAREREAGTFDQLLVTPMRPVEILIGKAIPGIVVGVVEATAILIVIVQIFEVPLRGDLGALYFGLVLFLLSATGIGLMISSIAVTQQQAILGAFLFLVPAVIFSGFATPIANMPEVVQWITYINPLRYFLIIVRGVFLEGNSYELLMDQYWPMLIIGVVSLIFSGWLFKHRMY comes from the coding sequence ATGAATATCGCCCACATTATCGCACTGGCAAAGAAAGAATTTCTGGCTCTGTTTCGGGATCGTAGCAGCCGCTTTATTCTCATCAGCCCACCCATTATTCAAATGCTGGTGTTTGGTTTTGCCGCCACGTTCGACCTCAATAACATTCCGATTGCGATTTATAATCAGGATCAGGGTGGCGCATCCCGTGCTTTTATTAGCCAGTTTGACGGCTCGAATAACTTTGAGATTACCCATTACCTGACTCACGATAGCGAGATCGCGCCGCTGATTGATAACCGCGAAGTGCTGGCCGTGCTTAATATCGAGCCCAGCTTTAGCGATGATTTATTGCTTGGCAAAACCGGCACTATTCAGGCGATCTTTGATGGGAGAAATTCCAATACGGCGATGATCGCCATGAACTACCTCAGCAGCATTACGCTTGCCTTTAACAATGAATGGAACACCCTGCACGGCCAATCTGGCTTGCAAGTGGGTTTAAGTATTCGCAATTGGTATAACGAAAATCTGCAATCTCGCTGGTTTATTATTCCGGGGATATTGGGCTTATTGGTGTTGGTAGTGACCTTACTGGTGACGTCATTGTCGGTAGCGCGCGAGCGAGAAGCGGGAACCTTTGATCAACTATTAGTCACGCCCATGCGGCCAGTGGAAATCCTGATCGGTAAAGCCATTCCCGGGATTGTGGTGGGCGTGGTTGAAGCCACAGCCATTCTAATCGTGATTGTGCAGATCTTTGAAGTGCCACTGCGCGGCGATCTTGGCGCGCTTTACTTTGGGCTGGTACTGTTCCTGCTATCGGCCACCGGCATCGGGCTCATGATCTCCTCGATTGCAGTCACTCAGCAGCAAGCCATTTTAGGTGCTTTCTTATTTTTAGTACCTGCGGTTATTTTCTCAGGCTTTGCCACCCCTATCGCCAATATGCCGGAGGTGGTGCAGTGGATTACTTATATCAACCCACTGCGCTATTTCCTGATTATTGTGCGTGGTGTATTTTTGGAAGGAAACAGCTACGAACTGCTGATGGACCAATATTGGCCCATGCTGATTATCGGGGTCGTGAGCCTGATTTTTTCCGGCTGGCTATTTAAGCACCGCATGTATTAA